The following are from one region of the Microbacterium paraoxydans genome:
- a CDS encoding class II fumarate hydratase: MTDTEYRIEHDTMGEVRVPVNALYGAQTQRAVENFPISGKGLESTQIAALARIKKAAALANKELGTLDGAIADAIAQAADQVAAGSHDGEFPVDTYQTGSGTSSNMNMNEVLATLASRILGSTVHPNDHVNASQSSNDVFPTSVHIAVTQALIDTLIPALDHLAVALEAKAELWKDAVKSGRTHLMDATPVTLGQEFGGYARQIRLGIERVQSALPRVAEVPLGGTAVGTGINTPLGFPQKVIELLAAETELPITEAKDHFEAQANRDGLVEASGALRTIAVSLTKINNDLRWMGSGPNTGLGELHIPDLQPGSSIMPGKVNPVVPEAVLMVCARVIGNDATVAWAGASGSFELNVAIPVMGTAVLESIRLLSNASRVLADKTIDGLQANLDRAAAFAGMSPSIVTPLNKLIGYEAAAKIAKHSVAKGITVRDAVIDLGYVERGELTLEQLDEKLDLLSMTHPG, from the coding sequence ATGACCGACACCGAGTACCGCATCGAACACGACACCATGGGTGAGGTGCGAGTGCCCGTGAACGCGCTCTACGGGGCGCAGACGCAGCGCGCCGTGGAGAACTTCCCGATCTCCGGCAAGGGCCTGGAGTCCACGCAGATCGCCGCACTCGCGCGCATCAAGAAGGCCGCCGCGCTGGCGAACAAGGAGCTCGGCACGCTCGACGGCGCCATCGCCGACGCGATCGCCCAGGCCGCCGACCAGGTCGCCGCAGGCAGCCACGACGGCGAGTTCCCCGTCGACACCTATCAGACCGGCTCCGGCACCTCGTCGAACATGAACATGAACGAGGTCCTGGCGACGCTCGCGAGCCGCATCCTCGGCTCGACCGTGCACCCCAACGACCACGTGAACGCCTCGCAGTCGTCGAACGACGTGTTCCCCACCTCGGTGCACATCGCGGTCACCCAGGCGCTGATCGACACCCTGATCCCGGCGCTCGACCACCTCGCCGTCGCGCTCGAAGCCAAGGCGGAGCTCTGGAAGGACGCGGTCAAGTCCGGCCGCACGCACCTCATGGACGCGACGCCCGTCACGCTGGGCCAGGAGTTCGGCGGGTACGCCCGTCAGATCCGCCTGGGTATCGAGCGCGTGCAGTCGGCGCTCCCCCGCGTGGCCGAGGTGCCCCTGGGCGGCACGGCCGTCGGCACCGGTATCAACACGCCGCTCGGCTTCCCGCAGAAGGTCATCGAGCTGCTCGCGGCCGAGACCGAGCTGCCCATCACCGAGGCGAAGGACCACTTCGAGGCGCAGGCGAACCGGGATGGTCTCGTCGAGGCCTCCGGCGCGCTGCGCACCATCGCGGTCTCGCTGACGAAGATCAACAACGACCTGCGCTGGATGGGGTCCGGCCCCAACACCGGTCTCGGCGAGCTGCACATCCCCGACCTGCAGCCCGGGTCGTCGATCATGCCGGGCAAGGTCAACCCCGTCGTTCCCGAGGCCGTGCTGATGGTGTGCGCGCGCGTCATCGGCAACGACGCGACCGTCGCCTGGGCCGGGGCCTCCGGCTCGTTCGAGCTGAACGTCGCCATCCCGGTCATGGGCACCGCGGTGCTCGAGTCGATCCGCCTGCTGTCGAACGCCTCCCGGGTGCTCGCCGACAAGACCATCGACGGCCTGCAGGCGAACCTCGACCGCGCCGCCGCCTTCGCAGGCATGAGCCCGTCGATCGTGACGCCGCTGAACAAGCTGATCGGCTACGAGGCCGCAGCGAAGATCGCGAAGCACTCGGTGGCCAAGGGCATCACGGTGCGCGACGCCGTGATCGACCTCGGCTACGTCGAGCGCGGCGAGCTCACCCTCGAGCAGCTCGACGAGAAGCTCGACCTCCTGTCGATGACCCACCCGGGCTGA
- a CDS encoding carbonic anhydrase, whose protein sequence is MTHPLTPAAAWKQMQDGNRRFVRDEPQHPNQNVDRRKDLTAAQHPVATLFGCSDSRLAAEIIFDLGLGDLFVVRNAGQVIGESIVASLEYAVAVLEVPLIVVLAHDSCGAVRAAIDGTAIDADPLPPHIWKLIAPIVPAARKVLAESGGGTVADIDAELVGREHLRNTVNDLLQSSEIISNAVAEGRLGIVGANYRLAEGEAAPVITVGIEAEGIDPATKEGSE, encoded by the coding sequence ATGACCCACCCGCTGACCCCCGCCGCCGCCTGGAAGCAGATGCAGGACGGCAACCGTCGCTTCGTCCGCGACGAGCCCCAGCACCCGAACCAGAACGTCGACCGCCGCAAGGACCTCACCGCGGCCCAGCACCCCGTCGCGACGCTGTTCGGCTGCTCGGACTCCCGCCTCGCCGCGGAGATCATCTTCGACCTCGGCCTCGGTGACCTCTTCGTGGTGCGCAACGCCGGACAGGTGATCGGCGAGTCCATCGTGGCGAGCCTGGAGTACGCGGTCGCCGTTCTCGAGGTGCCGCTCATCGTGGTGCTCGCACACGACTCTTGCGGTGCGGTGCGCGCCGCCATCGACGGCACCGCCATCGATGCCGACCCGCTCCCCCCGCACATCTGGAAGCTCATCGCGCCGATCGTCCCTGCCGCGCGCAAGGTCCTCGCGGAGAGCGGCGGCGGCACGGTGGCCGACATCGATGCGGAGCTCGTCGGACGCGAGCACCTGCGCAACACCGTCAACGACCTGCTGCAGTCGTCCGAGATCATCAGCAACGCCGTCGCCGAAGGCCGTCTCGGCATCGTCGGCGCCAACTACCGTCTGGCCGAGGGTGAGGCAGCGCCCGTCATCACGGTCGGCATCGAAGCCGAGGGGATCGACCCCGCAACCAAGGAGGGTTCGGAATGA
- a CDS encoding DUF4245 family protein — protein sequence MSKGPAINADLGRPETPDETAARKAASSKAYRSSQTVRNLVAALVVTLAVVVVIIALVPRGEPVAAKPIDVAAIAADVESSMGSPAIVPETDDFWRVNAAELQSGAPVVWEVTLAPAAQDERGFIKLAQAFDADASWAPQRLNGVAPTDTVRIGGREWDVYRPGSAGADANVTYALGTQAGDDYVLLYGSRSADSTAELAESLIPQIRTVSEAR from the coding sequence ATGAGCAAGGGTCCAGCGATCAATGCCGACCTCGGTCGACCGGAGACGCCGGACGAGACCGCGGCACGCAAGGCCGCGTCGAGCAAGGCCTACCGGTCGAGCCAGACGGTCCGCAACCTCGTCGCCGCGCTCGTGGTGACCCTCGCGGTGGTCGTCGTCATCATCGCGCTCGTCCCCCGGGGCGAGCCGGTCGCCGCGAAGCCGATCGACGTGGCCGCCATCGCCGCGGACGTCGAGTCGTCCATGGGCAGCCCGGCGATCGTCCCCGAGACGGACGACTTCTGGCGGGTGAACGCCGCCGAACTGCAGAGCGGAGCGCCCGTGGTCTGGGAGGTCACCCTCGCCCCCGCGGCACAGGACGAGCGCGGGTTCATCAAGCTCGCCCAGGCCTTCGACGCCGACGCCTCGTGGGCCCCGCAGCGGCTGAACGGCGTCGCCCCGACCGACACCGTGCGTATCGGCGGCCGGGAGTGGGACGTCTATCGACCCGGCTCCGCCGGCGCCGACGCGAACGTCACCTATGCCCTCGGCACCCAGGCCGGCGACGACTACGTGCTCCTCTACGGCTCGCGCTCCGCGGACTCCACCGCGGAGCTCGCGGAGTCGCTCATCCCCCAGATCCGCACCGTCTCGGAGGCCCGATGA
- a CDS encoding exodeoxyribonuclease VII small subunit → MSAVNDTPVDTLSFEAARDELVRVVAELEQGAPTLEHSLALWERGEALAARCEEWLLGAKRRLEAARTATTDESDAS, encoded by the coding sequence GTGAGCGCCGTGAACGACACCCCTGTGGACACGCTGTCGTTCGAGGCCGCCCGTGACGAACTCGTGCGGGTCGTCGCCGAGCTCGAGCAGGGGGCACCGACCCTCGAGCACTCGCTGGCACTCTGGGAGCGCGGTGAGGCTCTGGCCGCCCGCTGCGAGGAGTGGCTGCTCGGCGCGAAGCGTCGCCTCGAAGCCGCGCGCACCGCCACCACCGACGAGAGCGACGCGTCATGA